CGGGCATCCGCCGAGGAATGATCCGGGTGACCGATCGCTCGGGAGCTTCGGCGGTGATCGACCTGACGGATGTGATCAGCGTTGATGATGTCCTCGACAAGATCAACGACAACGTCGATATCTCCGTTTCCGCCCGCGTGGTCGATGGCCGCTTCATCCTCGATGACACCAGTGGAAGTTCCGCAGTGAATTTCACGGTTACCGACCTGAACGGCGGCAAGACCGCGACCGATCTGGGCATCGCGAAGTCGATCGCGAATTCCACACTCACCGGCGACGAAGTCTATCAGGTCACCGAGAACTTCCTGCTCGAACAGCTCAACGACGGCAACAACATCCGCCTTCTCCAGGGAGCAGCTGATATACGGATCAGCCTTGCCGATGAATCCAACCTCGAAGTTAATCTCGACGGCAGCAAGACGCTGAAAGATGTGCTCGCCAAGATTAATGACCATGCCAGTAATGGTGGCAAAGTGACCGCTGAGATCAGCAACGGGCGACTTGTGCTGACGGACAACACGGCTGGCAGCGGCACACTTTCGGTCATCGACATCAACAATTCCAAAGCCGTCCGCCAGTTGGGGCTCGACGCCGCGAGTGCCGGCAACACGCTGTCAGGAAACCGCCTGACGGGCGGCCTCGATTCCGTGCTTCTACGGAATCTTCGCGGTGGCCAGGGGATTGAAACGCTGGGCGAGATCTCGATCACCGATCGCTCCGGGCAGACGGCCACCATCGATCTGGCGGGAGCAGAGACGCTGACCGATGTCCTCGAAGCAATCAACACCGCTGTCGACGACGTAAGCGGCGATCCTTTGAAGATTCGGGCTTCTATTAACGGTCGGGGCAACGGACTCGTTATCGCGGATACATCAGGAGAGACCGCGAGTAACCTGATCATATCCGATGTGGGGGGATCGACCGTCGCTGCCGATCTCGGCATCACGTTCGATTCCGCCGTCGATGAAGTCGAATCCGAGCCGCTGCATTTGCGGTTCGTGAACGAAGCGACTTCTATCGCCAACTATGCGCCGGATGGCCAGGGCGTTCAGGTCGGAATGTTCCAGATCACCGATTCCGATGGCAACGTCGGGATCATCGATATCACCTCGGCTGTCAAAACGGTCGGAGATGTGATTCAGCGAATCAACGCCAATACATCCATCTCCGTGCGAGCGGAGATGAATGAAACGGGCGACGGCTTTGTGCTGATCGATGAAGCTGCCGGGACCGGTACGCTGGAAGTCTCGGAATTCGGCGATACGACGACCGCGGCCGACCTGCGTCTGCTTGGGGAATCCTTTACCGGCGATGACGGCGCCCAGCGCGTTTCGAGTCGGAAAGTGACGCTGATCGATATTGAAGCGACTGACACCCTCGACAAGCTTGTCACCAAGTTGAATGCAGCCGGTTCAGCGGTTAAGGCAAGCGTGTTTGACGATGGATCGAGCTTCAATTCCAAGCGTCTGAGTATTACATCGTCCACGACGGGGAAAGACAGCCGGCTGCTGATTGACGATGGCGGACTGAATCTGAAGTTCGGAGCCGTCGTTGAAGCTCAAGATTCGCTGTTGCGTGTCGGGGCCAATCCGGCCTCCGCGTTTCTGGTTTCCTCCAAGGACAACCGCTTCGACGATGTCGTTCAGGGAATTGACATCGACGTTCGAAAGATTGGCGCCCAGGCCGCAACAGTGGAAGTGGCCGTCAATACGGAGAAAGTCAGCGAACACATTAACAACTTCGTCAGCCTCTATAACGGGTTCGTGTCGGCTGCCGATGAACTGACGCTGTTTGATATCGAGAACAACAAACGCGGTATCCTGCAGGGCGATACATTCGTGCTGAGGGTGTCGAACCGCCTCACTCAGTCGCTGACATCGCGGATCAACGGCGTCTCGGACACGATCAATTCGCTCTCGGGAATCGGGCTGAAAATGGGCTCGACCGGAAAACTGGAGCTCGATGAAGAGAAACTCGCCGACGCGCTGCGGGATGATCTGACGAACGTGAAGAGCTTCTTCACGACGGCGGAAAAAGGCTTTGGCGCGAAGTTCGAAGCGACGCTGAAATCGCTGACCGACATTGTCGAC
The sequence above is a segment of the Rubinisphaera margarita genome. Coding sequences within it:
- the fliD gene encoding flagellar filament capping protein FliD, translated to MSGFSISTGLISGLDIAGLVDALASNQQQAIKRLEARTEEFSIKKTGINALEANLLTLSTTIASLKNKVTFEQLKVNNTGTDQFSVTVGKTAVPGNYVFQTVQQASAQQSLSRGYADTTTQTIGTGTLTIAQGGFLDNSSLLETLNDGSGIRRGMIRVTDRSGASAVIDLTDVISVDDVLDKINDNVDISVSARVVDGRFILDDTSGSSAVNFTVTDLNGGKTATDLGIAKSIANSTLTGDEVYQVTENFLLEQLNDGNNIRLLQGAADIRISLADESNLEVNLDGSKTLKDVLAKINDHASNGGKVTAEISNGRLVLTDNTAGSGTLSVIDINNSKAVRQLGLDAASAGNTLSGNRLTGGLDSVLLRNLRGGQGIETLGEISITDRSGQTATIDLAGAETLTDVLEAINTAVDDVSGDPLKIRASINGRGNGLVIADTSGETASNLIISDVGGSTVAADLGITFDSAVDEVESEPLHLRFVNEATSIANYAPDGQGVQVGMFQITDSDGNVGIIDITSAVKTVGDVIQRINANTSISVRAEMNETGDGFVLIDEAAGTGTLEVSEFGDTTTAADLRLLGESFTGDDGAQRVSSRKVTLIDIEATDTLDKLVTKLNAAGSAVKASVFDDGSSFNSKRLSITSSTTGKDSRLLIDDGGLNLKFGAVVEAQDSLLRVGANPASAFLVSSKDNRFDDVVQGIDIDVRKIGAQAATVEVAVNTEKVSEHINNFVSLYNGFVSAADELTLFDIENNKRGILQGDTFVLRVSNRLTQSLTSRINGVSDTINSLSGIGLKMGSTGKLELDEEKLADALRDDLTNVKSFFTTAEKGFGAKFEATLKSLTDIVDGTFTNEKNVLDASIDATTERIGELNVLLESKKARLLSEFVQMENILSSLQSQQTALSSISSLRVNPAPTGVA